A DNA window from Rossellomorea marisflavi contains the following coding sequences:
- a CDS encoding MarR family winged helix-turn-helix transcriptional regulator encodes MDELNPLERVEYELTTFIRRAVYLDQSERKIGFLERASYLLLRQLDEFGPSRVKDLADSFKLDISTLSRQAGGLETKGLIQRFSDPGDGRVRMFKITELGKEKLEADKRLRLERYNEWMDGWSEEERALFGEFLTRLNRGFVD; translated from the coding sequence ATGGATGAATTAAACCCTCTAGAGCGTGTTGAATATGAATTGACGACCTTTATCAGAAGAGCGGTCTACCTCGATCAGTCTGAACGGAAGATCGGGTTCCTGGAGCGTGCTTCCTATCTGCTCCTTCGCCAGCTCGATGAATTCGGGCCATCACGGGTCAAAGACCTCGCCGATTCCTTCAAGCTTGATATTTCCACGTTATCCCGACAGGCGGGCGGGTTGGAGACGAAAGGACTCATCCAGCGCTTCTCCGATCCAGGTGACGGCCGCGTCAGGATGTTCAAGATCACGGAGCTCGGCAAAGAGAAGCTCGAAGCAGATAAGCGATTGAGGCTGGAGCGCTACAATGAATGGATGGACGGATGGAGTGAAGAGGAACGGGCGCTTTTCGGTGAATTCCTTACCAGGTTGAACAGGGGATTTGTTGATTGA